In Symmachiella dynata, the following are encoded in one genomic region:
- a CDS encoding Spy/CpxP family protein refolding chaperone: MQKRWFPLLAGVVFTTFIVTTLVEAQDEGPQRRRRDRGGQREGRGGRGGAGPRGGGDLLSLLRIEEVRTEIKLEKGQEESVDEIAKKLRGERGERGDRRNLRDLSEEERTKMRAERREAAEKRAAEAKKMLAGVLDEQQMKRLNQIKIQVEGVRALSDDEVAAKLEITDEQQGKIEAAEEANREKMREAMQGRRGRRDSGDREAAMKKMEELRKSAESSVLEILTKEQQAQFAAMQGEKFDMPQPRFGGRGRGDRQRGDRQRGDRPRRNRDRQNNDE; encoded by the coding sequence ATGCAAAAACGCTGGTTTCCCTTGCTGGCAGGTGTGGTGTTTACGACGTTCATTGTCACAACCTTAGTCGAAGCCCAAGACGAAGGCCCGCAACGGCGGAGGCGTGACCGCGGCGGACAACGTGAAGGTCGCGGTGGACGAGGCGGCGCTGGTCCCCGTGGCGGGGGCGACTTGCTTTCGCTGTTGCGGATTGAAGAAGTCCGGACGGAAATCAAGCTGGAAAAAGGGCAAGAGGAATCGGTCGATGAAATCGCCAAGAAACTGCGGGGCGAGCGCGGTGAACGTGGTGACCGGCGAAACCTCCGTGATCTTTCCGAAGAAGAACGGACCAAAATGCGTGCCGAACGCCGCGAAGCCGCCGAAAAACGCGCTGCCGAAGCAAAAAAAATGCTGGCCGGAGTCCTGGACGAACAGCAAATGAAACGGCTCAACCAAATCAAAATCCAAGTCGAGGGCGTTCGCGCGCTGAGTGACGACGAAGTGGCAGCCAAGTTGGAAATCACGGACGAACAACAGGGCAAGATCGAAGCGGCCGAAGAAGCCAACCGCGAAAAAATGCGAGAAGCGATGCAAGGACGTCGTGGGAGACGCGATAGCGGAGATCGCGAAGCTGCGATGAAAAAGATGGAAGAATTGCGGAAATCGGCCGAAAGCAGCGTGCTGGAGATTCTCACCAAAGAACAACAAGCACAGTTTGCCGCCATGCAGGGTGAGAAGTTCGACATGCCGCAACCCCGGTTTGGTGGTCGCGGACGGGGAGATCGACAGCGGGGAGACCGACAACGCGGAGATCGGCCGCGCCGCAATCGAGACCGACAGAATAACGACGAATAG